Proteins from a genomic interval of Streptomyces sp. Tu6071:
- a CDS encoding response regulator transcription factor: protein MSPQEGDREQRQQRILVVDDEPAVREALRRSLVFEGYGVEVAADGHEALQKAAATPPDLVVLDIQMPGMDGLTAARRLRATGSTVPVLMLTARDTVGDRVTGLDAGADDYLVKPFELDELFARIRALLRRSSYAVAQQAADDEETLAFGDLRMNLATREVTRGGRAVELTRTEFTLLEMFLAHPRQVLTREQILKTVWGFDFEPSSNSLDVYVMYLRRKTEAGGEPRLVHTVRGVGYVLRGGGE, encoded by the coding sequence ATGAGTCCGCAGGAAGGCGACCGCGAGCAGCGGCAGCAGCGCATCCTCGTCGTGGACGACGAACCCGCCGTCCGGGAGGCGCTGCGCCGCTCGCTCGTCTTCGAGGGGTACGGCGTCGAGGTCGCGGCCGACGGGCACGAAGCCCTCCAGAAGGCCGCCGCGACCCCGCCGGACCTCGTCGTCCTGGACATCCAGATGCCCGGCATGGACGGCCTCACCGCCGCCCGCCGCCTGCGCGCCACCGGCTCGACCGTGCCCGTCCTGATGCTCACCGCGCGCGACACGGTCGGCGACCGCGTGACCGGTCTCGACGCCGGGGCCGACGACTACCTCGTCAAGCCCTTCGAGCTGGACGAGCTGTTCGCCCGCATCCGCGCCCTGCTGCGCCGCTCCTCGTACGCGGTCGCGCAGCAGGCCGCCGACGACGAGGAGACCCTGGCCTTCGGCGACCTGCGCATGAACCTCGCGACGCGCGAGGTGACGCGCGGGGGCCGCGCCGTCGAGCTGACCCGTACCGAGTTCACGCTCCTGGAGATGTTCCTCGCCCACCCGCGCCAGGTCCTCACGCGCGAGCAGATCCTCAAGACCGTGTGGGGCTTCGACTTCGAGCCGTCCTCCAACTCCCTCGACGTCTACGTCATGTATCTGCGCCGCAAGACGGAGGCGGGCGGGGAGCCGCGCCTCGTGCACACCGTGCGCGGCGTCGGCTACGTGCTGCGCGGCGGCGGCGAGTGA
- a CDS encoding HAMP domain-containing sensor histidine kinase, producing the protein MNRVVRRFRALPLRSRLSLLSAAAVALAVAAVSVTCWFLVRGKLYDEVDSQLKDQAGRVHLSWVQTVAGPCNSEPPAQDSSQRPPSAPMYLQIVSVDSDHPCVADGSTGVVRVTAADRDLAADPEGRRPQTRDGTTTDGRDVRVLTLPVALNSQQLLAGRAVQIAVPLKDTRDTLNELALILLLVSGVGVIGAGAAGLWVARTGLRPVDDLSRAAEHIARTEDLTTRIPVEGDDEIARLSRSFNSMTASLAASHELQRQLIADAGHELRTPLTSLRTNIELLVRSEQTGRAIPPDDRRELLESVKAQMTELAALIGDLQELSRPDARQQGPLEIVGLHDVAETALARARLRGPHLTIDAELGPWFVRAHRAPLERAVVNILDNAVKFSPEGGVIRVRLERGALTVRDHGPGIPAEDLPHVFDRFWRSPSARSLPGSGLGLSIVARTVQDVGGTVTLAPAPDGEPGTLATITIPGAPVRPPGEAE; encoded by the coding sequence GTGAACCGCGTCGTCCGCCGCTTCCGCGCGCTCCCGCTGCGCTCGCGGCTGTCCCTCCTGTCGGCCGCCGCCGTGGCCCTCGCGGTCGCCGCCGTGTCGGTGACCTGCTGGTTCCTCGTCCGCGGCAAGCTGTACGACGAGGTCGACTCGCAGCTCAAGGACCAGGCGGGCCGGGTGCACCTGTCGTGGGTGCAGACGGTCGCGGGCCCCTGCAACTCCGAGCCGCCCGCGCAGGACTCCTCGCAGCGCCCGCCGTCCGCGCCGATGTACCTCCAGATCGTGAGCGTCGACTCCGACCACCCGTGCGTGGCCGACGGCTCGACGGGCGTCGTGCGCGTCACCGCCGCCGACCGCGACCTCGCCGCCGACCCCGAGGGCCGTCGCCCGCAGACCCGCGACGGCACCACGACGGACGGCCGCGACGTGCGCGTCCTGACCCTCCCGGTCGCGCTGAACAGCCAGCAGTTGCTCGCCGGGCGCGCCGTGCAGATCGCCGTCCCGCTCAAGGACACCCGCGACACGCTCAACGAACTCGCGCTGATCCTGCTCCTCGTCTCCGGCGTCGGCGTCATCGGCGCGGGGGCCGCCGGGCTGTGGGTCGCGCGGACGGGGCTGCGCCCGGTGGACGATCTGAGCCGCGCCGCCGAGCACATCGCGCGCACCGAGGACCTCACGACCCGTATCCCCGTCGAGGGGGACGACGAGATCGCGCGCCTGTCGCGCTCGTTCAACAGCATGACGGCCTCGCTCGCGGCCTCGCACGAGCTGCAACGCCAGCTCATCGCGGACGCGGGCCACGAGCTGCGCACCCCGCTGACCTCGCTGCGCACCAACATCGAACTCCTCGTCCGCAGCGAGCAGACGGGCCGCGCGATCCCGCCGGACGACCGCCGCGAACTGCTCGAATCGGTCAAGGCGCAGATGACGGAACTCGCCGCTCTCATCGGCGACCTCCAGGAGCTGTCCCGGCCGGACGCGCGCCAGCAGGGGCCCCTGGAGATCGTCGGTCTGCACGACGTCGCCGAGACGGCGCTCGCCCGCGCGCGGCTGCGCGGCCCGCACCTGACGATCGACGCCGAGCTGGGCCCGTGGTTCGTGCGCGCGCACCGGGCCCCGCTGGAGCGCGCCGTGGTCAACATCCTGGACAACGCGGTGAAGTTCAGCCCGGAGGGCGGTGTGATCCGCGTCCGCCTGGAGCGCGGCGCGCTGACGGTGCGCGACCACGGGCCCGGCATCCCCGCCGAGGACCTGCCGCACGTCTTCGACCGCTTCTGGCGCTCGCCCTCCGCCCGCTCCCTCCCCGGCTCGGGCCTCGGCCTGTCGATCGTCGCCCGCACGGTGCAGGACGTGGGCGGTACGGTCACGCTCGCCCCGGCCCCGGACGGCGAGCCCGGCACTCTCGCGACGATCACCATCCCGGGGGCTCCGGTCCGCCCGCCGGGGGAGGCGGAGTAG